From a single Pseudomonas triticicola genomic region:
- a CDS encoding response regulator: MLKKLGIKGRVLLLTLLPTSLMALVLGGYFTWTQQTDLHSQLMQRGEMIAEQLAPLVAPAMGHGDADLLERIATQSLEQPDVRAVTFLAADRSPLAHAGPTMLNQAPSGDSALLQRRSGNDATRYLMPVFGKHRNLAGEIIPEESERLLGWVELELSHNGMLLRGYRSLFASLLLIAAGLAGAALLALRMGRTINRPLSQIKQAVAQLKDGHLETRLPPLGSQELDELASGINRMAGTLQNAREELQHSVDQATEDVRQNLETIEIQNIELDLARKEALEASRIKSEFLANMSHEIRTPLNGILGFTHLLQKSELTPRQLDYLGTIEKSADSLLGIINEILDFSKIEAGKLVLDHIPFNLRDLLQDTLTILAPAAHAKQLELVSLVYRDTPLSLVGDPLRLKQILTNLVSNAIKFTREGTIVARAMLEEEHEDSVQLRISIQDTGIGLSSQDVRALFQAFSQADNSLSRQPGGTGLGLVISKRLIEQMGGEIGVDSTPGEGSEFWISLSLPKTRDDAEDLPAAPLLGRRVAVLENHELARQALQHQLEDCGLQVTPFNTLESLSNGVTGAHQTDQAIDLAVIGITSNDMLPERLNQHIWDLEHLGCKVLVLCPTTEQTLFHLSVPNPHSQLQAKPACTRKLRRALSDLVNPRQTRSEPGEPLSSRAPRVLCVDDNPANLLLVQTLLEDMGARVLAVESGYAAVKAVQSESFDLVLMDVQMPGMDGRQTTETIRQWESERHCTPLPIVALTAHAMANEKRALLQSGMDDYLTKPISERQLAQVVLKWTGLALRNQAPERSGDSTGSQQELPVLDHEEGLRLAAGKADLAADMLAMLLASLEADREAIRAARDSHDQNALLERVHRLHGATRYCGVPQLRAACQRSETLLKQDDPKAAAALDELERSINRLAAQARISA; this comes from the coding sequence GTGCTCAAGAAACTGGGAATCAAAGGTCGCGTGCTGTTGCTGACCTTGTTGCCGACCAGCCTGATGGCGCTGGTGCTGGGTGGCTATTTCACCTGGACGCAGCAGACCGACCTGCACAGCCAATTGATGCAGCGCGGCGAAATGATCGCCGAGCAACTGGCGCCGCTGGTGGCGCCGGCAATGGGTCACGGCGACGCCGATCTGCTTGAACGCATCGCCACCCAGTCCCTTGAACAACCCGACGTGCGCGCGGTGACTTTCCTCGCGGCGGACCGCTCGCCACTGGCCCACGCCGGCCCGACCATGCTCAATCAGGCACCAAGCGGCGACAGCGCGCTGCTGCAACGACGCAGCGGCAATGATGCGACGCGCTACCTGATGCCGGTGTTCGGCAAGCACCGCAACCTCGCCGGCGAAATCATTCCCGAAGAATCCGAACGCCTGCTCGGCTGGGTCGAGCTGGAGCTGTCGCACAACGGCATGTTGCTGCGCGGCTATCGCAGCCTGTTCGCCAGCCTGCTGCTGATCGCCGCCGGACTTGCCGGCGCCGCCCTCCTCGCATTGCGCATGGGCCGCACCATCAATCGTCCGCTGAGCCAGATCAAACAAGCAGTTGCGCAACTCAAGGACGGTCATCTGGAAACCCGCTTGCCGCCCCTCGGCAGTCAGGAACTGGATGAATTGGCCTCCGGCATCAACCGCATGGCCGGCACCCTGCAAAACGCCCGTGAAGAATTGCAGCACAGCGTCGATCAGGCCACCGAAGACGTGCGGCAGAACCTGGAAACCATCGAGATCCAGAACATCGAACTGGACCTGGCACGCAAAGAAGCGCTGGAAGCCAGCCGGATCAAATCCGAATTCCTCGCCAACATGAGCCACGAGATCCGCACGCCGCTCAACGGCATTCTGGGCTTCACTCACCTTTTGCAGAAAAGCGAACTGACCCCGCGCCAGCTCGACTATCTGGGCACCATCGAAAAGTCCGCCGACAGCCTGTTGGGAATCATCAACGAGATTCTCGACTTCTCGAAAATCGAGGCCGGCAAACTGGTACTCGATCACATTCCGTTCAACCTGCGCGACCTGCTGCAAGACACCCTGACCATTCTCGCCCCGGCCGCGCACGCCAAGCAGCTCGAGCTGGTCAGCCTGGTCTATCGCGATACGCCGCTGTCGCTGGTCGGCGATCCGCTGCGCTTGAAGCAGATCCTCACCAATCTGGTCAGCAACGCGATCAAGTTCACCCGCGAAGGCACCATCGTCGCCCGGGCGATGCTCGAAGAGGAACACGAAGACAGCGTGCAACTGCGCATCAGCATTCAGGACACCGGCATCGGTCTGTCGAGTCAGGATGTCCGCGCGCTGTTTCAGGCTTTCAGCCAGGCCGACAATTCGCTGTCGCGCCAACCCGGCGGAACCGGGCTGGGGCTGGTGATTTCCAAGCGCCTGATCGAGCAGATGGGCGGCGAGATCGGCGTCGACAGCACGCCGGGCGAAGGTTCGGAATTCTGGATCAGCCTGAGCCTGCCCAAGACCCGCGACGATGCCGAAGACCTGCCCGCCGCGCCGCTGCTCGGGCGCCGTGTGGCGGTGCTGGAAAATCACGAACTGGCGCGTCAGGCCTTGCAACATCAGCTGGAAGACTGCGGACTGCAAGTTACGCCGTTCAATACTCTGGAGAGCCTGAGCAATGGCGTCACCGGCGCGCATCAGACCGATCAGGCGATCGATCTGGCAGTGATCGGCATCACCAGCAACGACATGCTCCCGGAACGCTTGAACCAGCACATCTGGGACCTCGAACACCTGGGCTGCAAAGTGCTGGTGCTGTGCCCGACCACCGAGCAGACGCTGTTTCACCTGTCGGTGCCCAACCCGCACAGCCAGCTGCAAGCCAAACCGGCGTGTACGCGCAAATTGCGCCGGGCGCTGTCCGATCTGGTCAATCCGCGCCAGACCCGCAGCGAACCGGGCGAACCGCTGTCCAGCCGTGCGCCGCGCGTGCTGTGTGTCGACGACAACCCGGCCAATCTGTTGCTGGTGCAGACCCTGCTCGAAGACATGGGCGCCCGCGTGCTCGCGGTCGAAAGCGGTTACGCGGCCGTCAAAGCCGTGCAGAGCGAATCTTTCGATCTGGTGTTGATGGACGTGCAGATGCCAGGCATGGATGGCCGCCAGACCACTGAAACCATTCGCCAGTGGGAAAGCGAGCGGCATTGCACGCCGCTGCCGATCGTCGCCCTCACGGCCCACGCCATGGCCAATGAAAAACGCGCGCTGCTGCAAAGCGGCATGGATGACTACCTGACCAAACCGATCAGCGAGCGGCAACTGGCGCAGGTGGTGTTGAAGTGGACCGGACTGGCGCTGCGCAATCAGGCACCGGAGCGCAGCGGCGACAGCACGGGGAGTCAGCAGGAACTGCCGGTGCTCGATCACGAAGAAGGCTTGCGTCTGGCGGCCGGTAAGGCGGATCTGGCGGCGGACATGCTCGCTATGCTGCTGGCGTCGCTGGAAGCCGACCGCGAA
- a CDS encoding response regulator transcription factor: protein MTPVSVGQPRILSIEDDPVLGAYVHEHLGRSGFQVTWCQNGQEGLNIAQRQPFDVVLMDILLPGLDGLKLLTQLRQSHSTPVLLMSALGAEADRISGFRLGADDYLPKPFSMAELHVRIEAILRRVALDRRPPAVAAAQVGGALRFDEQQCDVFFGEQAAGLTRSEFRLLETLHRNNEEVLSKAFLYQHVLQRGFAAHDRSLDMHISQIRRKLKAIGYTEREVRTVWGKGYVLSGADETV from the coding sequence ATGACTCCTGTTTCCGTTGGCCAGCCACGCATCCTTTCCATTGAAGACGATCCGGTCCTCGGCGCGTATGTGCACGAGCATCTGGGCCGCAGCGGTTTTCAGGTGACCTGGTGCCAGAACGGCCAGGAAGGTCTGAACATCGCCCAGCGTCAGCCTTTCGACGTGGTGCTGATGGATATTCTGCTGCCGGGGCTCGATGGTCTGAAGCTGTTGACGCAACTGCGCCAGAGCCACTCGACACCGGTATTGCTGATGTCGGCGCTGGGCGCCGAGGCCGATCGCATCAGCGGTTTCCGCCTCGGCGCCGATGACTATTTGCCCAAGCCGTTCAGCATGGCCGAGTTGCATGTGCGCATCGAAGCGATCCTGCGGCGAGTGGCACTGGATCGGCGCCCGCCTGCCGTGGCCGCTGCGCAGGTCGGTGGAGCCCTGCGTTTCGATGAACAACAATGCGACGTGTTCTTCGGCGAGCAAGCAGCCGGGCTGACCCGCAGCGAATTCCGTCTGCTGGAAACCCTGCACCGCAACAACGAGGAAGTGCTGAGCAAGGCCTTTCTTTATCAGCACGTCCTGCAACGCGGCTTTGCGGCGCACGACCGCAGCCTCGACATGCACATCAGCCAGATCCGCCGCAAACTCAAAGCCATCGGTTACACCGAGCGCGAAGTGCGCACGGTGTGGGGCAAGGGCTACGTCTTGAGCGGCGCCGATGAAACTGTCTGA
- a CDS encoding sensor histidine kinase has product MKLSELPGRHSLFWKLACLLVAFCLLMIWLSWSWGRYMEERNQFLSSDARSTLSRYAAQAEQAWQRGGRNGVDDWLQSMELREASWVGVIGADLQSLSSQPLNAAEVQHLTFLRGLDWPIHKKGRPWLRVPFPQDPTVGILVIELPERFVPGKYRVFWRVITNGVIPGLFTLLLCVGLYRLLVVPLNNLREQANAWRADQLNVRLSSGITQRPDELGELARAFDSMSERLQSTVALQQQLLRDLSHELRTPLSRLRVASESEQGLAQLRERIGREVDGMQRLVEDTLQLAWLDTDRSPLPDEAIQIQALWEMLTDNACYESGWPSLQLQCSVEASCWVRGNLNTLAQALENILRNAIRHSSEGGIVRLDARRDGEYWHLWLEDQGGGVADEDLQRIFSPFIRLDGSRPGDGGFGLGLSIARNAVQRQGGLLWAENTGAGLRLNLCLLADDGVAHADAFASRLAPTMAVHSPQIA; this is encoded by the coding sequence ATGAAACTGTCTGAATTGCCGGGGCGGCATTCGCTGTTCTGGAAACTGGCATGCCTGCTGGTAGCGTTCTGTCTGCTGATGATCTGGTTGAGCTGGTCGTGGGGCCGCTACATGGAGGAGCGCAATCAGTTCCTTTCCAGTGACGCGCGCAGCACCCTCAGCCGTTACGCCGCGCAAGCCGAACAGGCGTGGCAGCGCGGCGGGCGCAATGGCGTCGATGACTGGTTGCAGAGCATGGAGTTGCGCGAGGCCAGTTGGGTCGGTGTGATCGGTGCTGATTTGCAGTCGCTGAGCAGCCAGCCGTTGAACGCCGCGGAGGTGCAGCACCTGACTTTCCTGCGCGGCCTCGACTGGCCGATCCACAAGAAGGGCCGGCCTTGGTTGCGGGTGCCGTTCCCCCAGGATCCGACCGTCGGCATTCTCGTCATTGAATTGCCCGAGCGTTTTGTCCCGGGCAAGTACCGGGTGTTCTGGCGGGTGATCACCAACGGTGTGATTCCCGGGCTGTTCACTCTGTTGCTCTGCGTCGGCCTGTATCGCCTGTTGGTGGTCCCGCTGAACAACCTGCGCGAACAGGCCAACGCCTGGCGCGCCGACCAGTTGAATGTGCGCCTGTCGAGCGGCATCACCCAGCGCCCGGATGAACTCGGTGAGCTGGCGCGGGCCTTCGATTCCATGTCCGAGCGCCTGCAAAGCACAGTCGCCCTGCAACAGCAGTTGTTGCGCGACCTGTCTCACGAACTGCGCACGCCGCTGAGCCGCCTGCGCGTGGCCAGCGAAAGCGAACAGGGCCTGGCGCAATTGCGCGAGCGCATCGGCCGCGAGGTCGACGGCATGCAACGTTTGGTCGAAGACACCCTGCAACTGGCCTGGCTCGACACCGACCGCTCGCCGTTGCCCGATGAAGCGATCCAGATTCAGGCGCTGTGGGAAATGCTCACCGACAACGCCTGCTATGAAAGCGGCTGGCCGAGTCTGCAACTGCAATGCTCGGTCGAGGCATCGTGCTGGGTGCGCGGCAACCTCAATACCCTGGCGCAGGCGCTGGAAAACATCCTGCGCAACGCCATTCGTCACTCTTCCGAGGGCGGCATCGTGCGGCTCGATGCACGGCGCGATGGCGAGTATTGGCATTTGTGGCTGGAGGATCAGGGCGGCGGCGTGGCTGACGAAGATCTGCAGCGAATCTTTTCGCCGTTCATTCGATTGGACGGATCAAGGCCCGGGGATGGTGGCTTTGGCTTGGGCTTGAGCATTGCCCGCAACGCGGTGCAACGGCAGGGCGGGTTGCTCTGGGCGGAAAACACCGGGGCGGGGTTGCGGTTGAATTTGTGCTTGCTGGCGGATGATGGCGTCGCCCATGCGGACGCCTTCGCGAGCAGGCTCGCTCCCACAATGGCTGTGCATTCGCCGCAGATCGCATAA
- the cysM gene encoding cysteine synthase CysM, with amino-acid sequence MTLQYPTIADCVGNTPLVRLQRLPGATSNTLLLKLEGNNPAGSVKDRPALSMITRAELRGQINPGDTLIEATSGNTGIALAMAAAIKGYKMILIMPDNSSAERKAAMTAYGAELILVTQEEGMEGARDLAQRMEAEGRGKVLDQFANGDNPEAHYTTTGPEIWRQTQGSITHFVSSMGTTGTIMGVSRYLKEQSDSVQIVGLQPMEGSAIPGIRRWPQEYLPKIYQADRVDRIVDMAQSEAEDVTRRLAREEGIFCGVSSGGAVAAMLRLSREVENAVIVAIICDRGDRYLSTGIFDAPN; translated from the coding sequence ATGACCTTGCAGTACCCAACCATCGCCGATTGCGTCGGCAACACGCCGCTGGTGCGTTTGCAGCGCCTGCCCGGCGCCACCAGCAACACCCTTTTGCTCAAGCTCGAAGGGAACAACCCGGCGGGTTCGGTCAAGGACCGCCCGGCGTTGTCGATGATCACTCGCGCCGAGTTGCGCGGGCAGATCAATCCCGGCGATACGCTGATCGAGGCGACCTCCGGGAATACCGGTATCGCGCTGGCGATGGCCGCTGCGATCAAGGGTTACAAGATGATCCTGATCATGCCGGACAACTCCAGCGCCGAGCGTAAAGCGGCGATGACCGCGTATGGCGCCGAGCTGATTCTGGTGACTCAGGAAGAGGGCATGGAAGGCGCCCGCGATCTGGCCCAGCGTATGGAAGCCGAAGGCCGTGGCAAGGTGCTCGACCAGTTCGCCAATGGCGACAATCCTGAAGCGCACTACACCACCACCGGCCCGGAAATCTGGCGTCAGACCCAGGGCAGCATCACCCATTTCGTCAGTTCGATGGGCACCACCGGCACCATCATGGGCGTGTCGCGCTACCTCAAAGAGCAGAGCGACAGCGTGCAGATCGTCGGCCTGCAACCGATGGAAGGCTCGGCCATTCCCGGCATCCGCCGCTGGCCGCAGGAATACCTGCCGAAGATTTATCAGGCTGACCGCGTCGATCGCATCGTCGACATGGCGCAAAGCGAAGCCGAAGACGTTACCCGGCGCCTGGCCCGCGAAGAAGGCATCTTCTGCGGCGTGTCCTCGGGCGGTGCAGTGGCAGCGATGCTGCGCTTGTCCAGAGAAGTTGAAAACGCGGTGATCGTCGCGATCATCTGCGACCGTGGCGACCGTTACCTGTCGACCGGCATTTTCGACGCGCCGAACTGA
- the rlmD gene encoding 23S rRNA (uracil(1939)-C(5))-methyltransferase RlmD yields MAKHERGLRFQPTGGSKAPQIPTGKKQRLSIERLANDGRGIAFFEGKTWFVLGALAGEEVEARVLGAHGKVVEARTERVFTASELRRPAACAHFGRCGGCSVQHLPHDEQLALKQRMLAEQLLRVAGVEPEEWAAPLTGPEFGYRRRARIAVRWDMKAKKLEVGFRAAGSQDIVAISECPVLVQPLQPIMTRLPEMLRRLSKPQALGHVELFSGSSLAVLLRHMAPLSEADLSILKDFCQFHEAQLWLHGEGEPQPVEAGQSLGYRLEQWDLELAYRPGDFVQVNAGVNEAMIAQALDWLKPTAEERVLDLFCGLGNFALPLAKSVHEVVAVEGVQTMVERAAANAVSNNLHNTKFFQADLSQPLSDAQWIGNGFSAVLLDPPRDGAFEVVRKLATLGAKRLVYVSCNPATLARDTQELIKQGYRLKRAGILDMFPQTAHVEAMALFEASQDGSSESV; encoded by the coding sequence ATGGCCAAACACGAGAGAGGCCTGCGCTTCCAGCCCACCGGCGGCAGCAAGGCGCCACAGATCCCGACCGGTAAAAAGCAGCGCTTGAGTATCGAGCGCCTGGCCAATGATGGTCGCGGTATCGCGTTTTTTGAAGGCAAAACCTGGTTCGTCCTCGGCGCCCTTGCCGGTGAAGAGGTCGAAGCACGGGTGCTCGGCGCCCACGGCAAAGTGGTCGAGGCGCGCACCGAACGGGTATTCACTGCCAGCGAATTGCGTCGTCCGGCAGCGTGCGCGCACTTTGGTCGCTGTGGCGGTTGCAGCGTTCAGCACTTGCCCCACGACGAACAACTCGCCCTGAAACAGCGCATGCTCGCCGAGCAATTGTTGCGGGTGGCCGGTGTCGAACCTGAAGAATGGGCGGCGCCGCTGACCGGCCCGGAATTCGGTTACCGTCGGCGCGCGCGGATCGCCGTGCGCTGGGACATGAAGGCAAAAAAACTCGAAGTGGGTTTCCGCGCTGCTGGCAGTCAGGACATCGTCGCGATCAGCGAATGCCCGGTGCTGGTACAGCCCTTGCAGCCGATCATGACCCGCTTGCCGGAGATGCTGCGGCGCTTGAGCAAACCGCAGGCGCTGGGCCATGTCGAGCTGTTCAGCGGCTCATCACTGGCGGTATTGCTGCGGCACATGGCGCCGTTGTCCGAAGCGGATCTGAGCATCCTCAAGGATTTCTGCCAGTTCCACGAGGCGCAGTTGTGGCTGCATGGCGAAGGTGAACCGCAACCGGTCGAGGCCGGTCAGAGCCTCGGTTATCGCCTGGAACAGTGGGATCTTGAGCTGGCTTATCGGCCGGGTGACTTCGTTCAGGTCAACGCCGGGGTCAACGAAGCGATGATCGCCCAGGCGCTGGACTGGCTGAAACCGACGGCTGAAGAACGCGTGCTCGACCTGTTTTGCGGGTTGGGAAATTTTGCGCTACCGCTGGCCAAAAGCGTGCATGAAGTGGTGGCTGTGGAGGGCGTGCAGACCATGGTCGAGCGCGCCGCTGCCAACGCCGTCAGTAACAATTTGCATAACACAAAGTTTTTTCAAGCCGATTTATCCCAGCCTTTGAGCGATGCCCAGTGGATCGGAAACGGCTTTTCTGCGGTACTCTTGGACCCACCGCGTGACGGTGCTTTCGAGGTGGTGCGCAAGCTCGCGACCCTGGGTGCCAAGCGGTTGGTATATGTGTCGTGCAACCCGGCCACGCTGGCGCGCGACACGCAGGAATTGATCAAGCAGGGCTACCGGTTAAAACGTGCCGGGATTCTCGATATGTTTCCTCAGACGGCACATGTCGAGGCCATGGCGTTATTTGAAGCGAGCCAGGACGGCTCGTCTGAATCCGTCTGA
- the relA gene encoding GTP diphosphokinase, producing MVQVRAHQPINTDGSINLEAWLDHAVSVDLALDREALKEACEFAREAEQQSNAKKNLWAEGSGSFSTGLEIAEILADLKLDQDSLVAAVLYRGVREGQIELAAIGQRFGPVVAKLIDGVQRMAAISASLSPRQSMVMGTQGQVENLRKMLVAMVDDVRVALIKLAERTCAIRAVKTADDEKRNRVAREVFDIYAPLAHRLGIGHIKWELEDLSFRYLEPDQYKQIAKLLHERRLDRERFISDVMTQLKDELQATGVDADISGRAKHIYSIWRKMQRKGLEFSQIYDVRAVRVLVPEMRDCYTALGIVHTLWRHIPKEFDDYIANPKENGYRSLHTAVIGPEGKVLEVQIRTHSMHEEAELGVCAHWRYKGTDVKSGSNHYEEKISWLRQVLEWHEELGDIGGLAEQLRVDIEPDRVYIFTPDGHAIDLPKGATPLDFAYRVHTEIGHNCRGAKINGRIVPLNYSLQTGEQVEIITSKHGTPSRDWLNPNLGYVTTSRARAKIVHWFKLQARDQNVAAGKTLIERELNRLGLPAVDFDKLAEKANMKTAEDMFAALGAGDLRQAHLVNLAQQLVEPERGNEQLELIPRKATGYKPGKRGDIQIQGVGNLMTQMAGCCQPLPGDAIVGYITQGRGVSIHRQDCASVLQLGGREPERIIQVSWGPVPVLTYPVDIIIRAYDRSGLLRDVSQVLLNERINVLAVNTRSNKEDNTALMSLTIEIPGLDALGRLLGRISQLPNIIETRRNRTP from the coding sequence ATGGTACAGGTGAGAGCACACCAGCCGATCAACACCGACGGCAGTATCAATCTCGAGGCCTGGCTCGATCACGCGGTCAGTGTCGATCTGGCACTGGATCGCGAGGCCTTGAAAGAAGCCTGCGAGTTCGCTCGCGAGGCCGAACAGCAGTCCAATGCGAAGAAGAACCTGTGGGCCGAAGGCTCCGGCAGTTTCAGCACGGGCCTTGAGATCGCCGAGATCCTCGCCGACCTCAAGCTCGATCAGGATTCACTGGTCGCCGCCGTGTTGTATCGCGGCGTGCGCGAAGGCCAGATCGAGCTGGCGGCCATCGGCCAGCGCTTCGGTCCGGTAGTGGCCAAGCTGATCGACGGCGTCCAGCGCATGGCGGCCATCAGCGCCAGCCTCAGCCCACGGCAATCGATGGTCATGGGCACGCAAGGGCAGGTCGAAAACCTGCGCAAGATGCTCGTGGCCATGGTCGATGATGTACGCGTTGCGCTGATCAAACTGGCCGAACGCACCTGCGCCATTCGTGCGGTGAAAACCGCCGACGATGAAAAGCGCAACCGCGTCGCTCGCGAAGTCTTCGACATCTATGCGCCACTGGCGCATCGCCTCGGCATCGGTCACATCAAATGGGAACTGGAGGACTTGTCCTTCCGCTATCTCGAACCCGATCAATACAAGCAGATTGCCAAGTTGCTCCACGAGCGGCGGCTGGACCGCGAGCGTTTCATCAGCGACGTGATGACCCAGCTCAAGGACGAACTGCAGGCCACCGGCGTCGACGCCGACATCAGCGGCCGGGCCAAACACATCTACTCGATCTGGCGCAAAATGCAGCGCAAGGGTCTGGAATTCAGCCAGATCTATGACGTTCGCGCGGTGCGCGTGCTGGTGCCGGAAATGCGCGACTGCTATACCGCGCTCGGTATCGTCCACACTCTGTGGCGGCACATCCCGAAAGAATTCGACGACTACATCGCCAACCCGAAAGAGAACGGCTACCGCTCGCTGCATACGGCGGTGATCGGCCCGGAAGGCAAGGTCCTCGAGGTGCAGATCCGCACCCATTCCATGCACGAGGAGGCCGAACTCGGCGTCTGCGCGCACTGGCGCTACAAGGGCACCGACGTCAAATCCGGCTCGAACCATTACGAAGAGAAAATCTCCTGGCTGCGTCAGGTGCTTGAATGGCACGAAGAGCTGGGCGATATCGGCGGTCTGGCTGAACAGCTGCGCGTCGACATCGAGCCTGATCGGGTTTACATCTTCACTCCCGACGGGCACGCCATCGACTTGCCGAAAGGCGCGACGCCGCTGGACTTCGCCTATCGGGTGCACACCGAAATCGGCCACAACTGCCGGGGCGCGAAGATCAACGGCCGTATCGTGCCGTTGAACTACAGCCTGCAGACCGGCGAGCAGGTCGAGATCATCACCAGCAAGCACGGCACGCCGAGCCGCGACTGGCTGAACCCGAACCTCGGTTACGTCACCACCTCGCGGGCGCGGGCGAAGATCGTCCACTGGTTCAAGTTGCAGGCTCGCGATCAGAACGTTGCGGCCGGTAAAACCCTGATCGAGCGCGAACTCAATCGCCTCGGTTTGCCGGCGGTGGATTTCGACAAGCTGGCCGAAAAGGCCAACATGAAAACCGCCGAAGACATGTTCGCCGCCCTCGGCGCCGGCGATCTGCGTCAGGCGCATCTGGTCAACCTTGCGCAGCAATTGGTCGAACCGGAGCGTGGCAACGAGCAACTGGAACTGATCCCGCGCAAGGCCACCGGTTACAAGCCGGGCAAGCGCGGCGATATCCAGATCCAGGGCGTCGGCAACCTGATGACGCAGATGGCCGGCTGCTGCCAGCCGCTGCCGGGCGATGCGATTGTCGGTTACATCACTCAGGGCCGTGGCGTGAGCATTCACCGCCAGGATTGCGCCTCGGTGCTGCAACTGGGCGGGCGCGAGCCGGAACGGATCATTCAGGTCAGCTGGGGGCCGGTGCCGGTGCTCACCTATCCGGTGGACATCATCATCCGCGCCTACGACCGTTCCGGCCTGCTGCGTGACGTCTCGCAGGTGCTGCTCAACGAGCGCATCAACGTGCTGGCGGTCAACACCCGCTCGAACAAGGAAGACAACACCGCGCTGATGTCGCTGACCATCGAGATCCCCGGTCTGGATGCGCTCGGGCGGCTGCTGGGGCGGATTTCGCAATTGCCGAACATCATCGAAACTCGGCGTAACCGTACCCCGTGA
- the mazG gene encoding nucleoside triphosphate pyrophosphohydrolase produces the protein MYSLEDLLHLMSRLRDPQFGCPWDIKQTYATIVPHTLEEAYEVADAIERGDLDHLQGELGDLLFQVVYYSQLAKEEGRFEFAGVIDSITRKLIRRHPHVFPTGDLYAPLDVPRLSEEQVKQRWEEIKAEERAEKASAPEQLSLLDDVPATLPALSRSAKLQKRAGQVGFDWPDALPVLDKVREELDEVLEAMSENDPVAVADEIGDLLFSVVNLARHLKVDPETALRGANGKFERRFRFIEQALRDTHRPMEDCTLEELDALWGEAKRQEKNEPSCG, from the coding sequence ATGTACAGCCTTGAAGACCTGCTCCACCTGATGTCCCGCCTGCGCGATCCGCAGTTCGGCTGTCCGTGGGACATCAAGCAAACCTACGCGACCATCGTCCCGCACACCCTCGAAGAAGCCTACGAAGTGGCCGATGCCATCGAGCGTGGCGATCTCGATCACTTGCAGGGCGAGTTGGGTGATCTGCTGTTTCAGGTGGTGTATTACAGCCAGTTGGCCAAGGAAGAGGGGCGGTTCGAATTCGCCGGGGTGATCGACAGCATCACGCGCAAACTGATCCGCCGTCATCCGCATGTGTTCCCGACGGGCGACCTGTACGCGCCGCTCGACGTGCCGCGCTTGAGCGAAGAGCAGGTCAAGCAGCGCTGGGAAGAGATCAAGGCCGAAGAGCGCGCCGAGAAAGCCTCGGCGCCCGAGCAGTTGTCCTTGCTCGACGACGTGCCGGCCACCTTGCCGGCACTGTCGCGCTCAGCCAAGTTGCAGAAGCGCGCCGGGCAGGTCGGTTTCGACTGGCCGGATGCTTTGCCGGTGCTCGACAAGGTGCGTGAAGAGCTCGATGAAGTGCTCGAAGCCATGTCGGAAAATGATCCTGTGGCGGTGGCCGACGAGATCGGCGATCTGCTGTTTTCCGTGGTCAATCTGGCCCGGCATCTGAAGGTCGATCCGGAAACCGCCTTGCGCGGCGCCAATGGCAAGTTTGAAAGACGTTTCCGTTTTATCGAACAGGCATTGCGCGACACCCACCGTCCCATGGAAGATTGCACCCTCGAAGAGTTGGACGCCCTTTGGGGCGAAGCCAAACGCCAGGAAAAGAATGAGCCCAGCTGCGGCTGA
- a CDS encoding DUF2058 domain-containing protein → MSLSLRDQLLKAGLVNQKQAKQVSKDKQKQQRLAHKGQAELDDSQRRAAQEAMAEKVKRDQELNRQQQEKAEAKARAAQVKQLIEVSRLPKLTTEDYYNFVDDKKVKRISVNTLMRNKLSSGSLAIVHHNGGYEVIPREAALKIQERDPQRIVQLNVQTEEVSAEDDPYAAYQIPDDLMW, encoded by the coding sequence ATGAGCCTTTCCCTTCGCGACCAGTTGCTCAAAGCAGGCCTGGTCAACCAAAAGCAGGCCAAGCAGGTCAGCAAAGACAAGCAGAAGCAACAGCGGCTGGCCCACAAAGGCCAGGCCGAGCTGGACGATTCGCAGCGGCGCGCCGCCCAGGAAGCCATGGCCGAGAAGGTCAAGCGCGACCAGGAGCTGAACCGTCAGCAGCAGGAGAAGGCCGAGGCCAAGGCCCGCGCCGCGCAGGTCAAGCAGTTGATCGAAGTCTCGCGTCTGCCCAAGCTGACCACTGAGGACTACTACAACTTCGTCGACGACAAGAAGGTCAAGCGCATCTCGGTCAACACGCTGATGCGCAACAAGCTCAGCAGCGGTTCGCTGGCGATCGTGCACCACAACGGCGGCTATGAAGTGATTCCCCGTGAAGCGGCGCTGAAGATCCAGGAGCGCGACCCGCAGCGCATCGTCCAGCTCAACGTGCAGACCGAAGAGGTCAGCGCTGAGGACGATCCGTACGCGGCGTACCAGATCCCTGACGATCTGATGTGGTAA